CGTAATAGCGCTCGATGCAAGGATTCCCGGACGATCGGGAACCACACCAACCCTTGGATTCTCGATAAGACGGCATTGTTTCCCATTCCGGGGTCCGAACGCGTAGATTCCCGGCGGACAGCCGGCGCCCCGCAGCGCATCGGAGATAAACGCCGTTTTTGAAGTTCCCTTTACACGGCGGACGAACTCAACCAGCCTGGCGCCTACATGAATACCGTCAGCGATGATTTCAGTACTCAGATCATCACGCATGAGGACAGTTTCGAGCACTCCCGGTTTCAGCACATAATTCTCACGGTATGCTCCCGGCATGGCGGAAAACACATGGGTTGCATGGGAAAGGCCCAGTCCGCATGCAACGTCGATTTCTTCATAGGAAGCATTACTGTGGCCGATGGAAAAAATCACCCCCAATTTGGAAAAATGGGAGATCATTTCACCTGCTCCCGGCACCTCGGGTGCTATAGTGACCAGCTTGAGTACATCAGTATACGGTTCAAACTCTTTCCACTCTTTTTCCGATGGCGTGCGGATCATTTCTGCCAGGTGACAGCCGTAGTAGCCGGTGTTAAAATACGGCCCTTCAAAATGAACGCCGTAAATATTGGGGAACAGGGAGCGGTTTTCACGAACACACCGGCATACAGCGATCATTTCCTCTGTCGTGCAGGAGCCGACGCCGGCAAGGAGAGTTGTCGAACCGCGTGCAAGGT
The sequence above is drawn from the Candidatus Latescibacter sp. genome and encodes:
- the nagA gene encoding N-acetylglucosamine-6-phosphate deacetylase yields the protein MKIFKCGDLYKPAPEIHKTCICVENGKIANFVAEDELSHYPESEIIDLTEYSVGPGLVDIHCHGALNSDFADGDIEDIAKAASYHLARGSTTLLAGVGSCTTEEMIAVCRCVRENRSLFPNIYGVHFEGPYFNTGYYGCHLAEMIRTPSEKEWKEFEPYTDVLKLVTIAPEVPGAGEMISHFSKLGVIFSIGHSNASYEEIDVACGLGLSHATHVFSAMPGAYRENYVLKPGVLETVLMRDDLSTEIIADGIHVGARLVEFVRRVKGTSKTAFISDALRGAGCPPGIYAFGPRNGKQCRLIENPRVGVVPDRPGILASSAITLSDCLKIQPRVTTLSLSTVWEMASLTPARILHIDAMKGSLAVGKDADFLVLDKNLDVHDVYLKGERVTEQVQFFGI